From Halobacillus sp. Marseille-Q1614, one genomic window encodes:
- a CDS encoding sporulation protein, which translates to MKDLYQPSVKVFFDFIKRWKISIREVKSKYLSLVQELSDINNLSASFKDFRRAFKLKKNLVNFLRIGRPKIDLILDSQKSSKMEGIFSLYGGWTEQRIHRLECDLVKVARGEKPNFVAPVVTRLMAQSIKPKEYIEVPFHYQLPADLPPLQKGEVYQLQTRLVVDKNMKCTDTDELTTMHQLS; encoded by the coding sequence TTGAAAGACCTTTACCAACCATCGGTAAAGGTCTTTTTTGACTTTATTAAAAGGTGGAAGATTAGCATTCGTGAGGTAAAGTCCAAATATTTAAGTTTAGTACAAGAGTTAAGTGATATAAATAATCTAAGTGCTTCATTCAAAGATTTTAGGAGGGCATTTAAACTGAAAAAGAATTTGGTGAATTTTTTAAGAATAGGGCGGCCTAAAATCGACCTGATTCTCGACTCTCAGAAATCAAGTAAAATGGAAGGGATATTTTCTCTATACGGTGGCTGGACAGAACAGCGCATTCACCGCCTTGAATGTGATCTTGTTAAAGTAGCTAGAGGGGAAAAACCAAATTTTGTAGCTCCAGTAGTTACAAGGCTCATGGCTCAAAGTATTAAACCTAAGGAATATATTGAGGTACCTTTCCACTACCAGCTGCCGGCAGATCTTCCGCCTTTACAAAAAGGGGAAGTTTATCAACTTCAAACAAGACTTGTTGTAGATAAGAATATGAAATGCACAGATACGGATGAATTAACAACTATGCATCAACTTTCTTAA
- a CDS encoding ArdC family protein → MSKKIYEMITNQMIEKLEQGVVPWRKPFRNGMAVNWKTQKPYRGINTMLLDGGEYATFKQIKEAGGKVKKGEKSHIVVFWKMLHVADQETEEDKKIPLLRYYRVFEVGSQVEGLETKRTVETFEHDPIEEAEKVKEEYFNAPSYTFVSGRAYYVPFEDRINVPPKEDFEDIHEYYSTLFHEMVHSTGHKNRLHREGITGEIRFGSKNYSKEELIAELGASMLCGVTGIENQTIDNSASYIQSWLRKLKDDKTLIVSASQKAQKASDHILRTEFH, encoded by the coding sequence ATGAGTAAAAAAATTTATGAAATGATTACCAACCAAATGATTGAGAAGTTGGAGCAGGGAGTTGTCCCTTGGAGAAAACCTTTTAGAAATGGCATGGCGGTTAATTGGAAAACACAAAAACCTTATCGAGGTATTAATACCATGCTTTTGGATGGCGGAGAATATGCCACCTTTAAACAGATCAAAGAAGCTGGCGGCAAGGTAAAGAAAGGGGAAAAATCTCATATTGTGGTGTTTTGGAAGATGCTTCACGTCGCAGATCAAGAAACGGAAGAAGATAAAAAGATTCCTTTGCTTCGTTATTATCGAGTGTTTGAAGTCGGCTCTCAAGTTGAAGGGTTAGAAACGAAACGAACCGTTGAAACGTTCGAACATGATCCCATTGAAGAAGCTGAAAAGGTCAAAGAAGAATATTTCAATGCCCCTTCTTACACCTTTGTTAGTGGCCGAGCCTACTATGTGCCGTTTGAGGATCGGATCAACGTCCCTCCTAAAGAAGATTTTGAGGACATTCACGAATATTACAGCACCTTATTTCATGAAATGGTGCACAGCACCGGTCATAAGAACCGACTCCACCGAGAAGGGATTACTGGAGAAATTCGCTTTGGCAGTAAGAACTACAGCAAAGAAGAATTGATTGCTGAGTTAGGAGCTTCGATGCTTTGCGGGGTAACCGGGATTGAAAATCAAACGATTGATAATAGCGCCTCTTATATTCAATCATGGTTGCGGAAATTAAAAGACGATAAAACTTTAATTGTAAGTGCTTCTCAAAAAGCACAAAAAGCCAGTGATCACATACTACGTACTGAATTTCATTAA